The following proteins are co-located in the Bacteroidales bacterium genome:
- a CDS encoding sugar phosphate isomerase/epimerase, translated as MQNRRQFISTVAAAGAAIPFVSGMESIIPSPAESKYPVRLFSKPLDTYDFAFMCECIVKSGIGGIDLVVRPGGRVEPAVVEKELPERIAEAKKFNLVTDMMVSGITTASDPFTERVLKTASAAGIKYYRLGWFDYDQKANIWDSLQKSRIVIKEIAELNKKYKIHGGYQNHAGPRVGGPVWDLHELLKDIPAEYLGSQYDVRHAMVEGANTWILGMKLIAPHIRTLAIKDFTWKTVNGKAQAVTVPMGEGMINWDTFFKTVKELNITGPLTLHIEYPLLEAGEDKLPLTQQQEIIVRKIKKDMTFLNTYLDKYQLT; from the coding sequence ATGCAAAACAGAAGACAATTCATTTCAACAGTAGCTGCCGCAGGCGCAGCTATCCCATTTGTTTCGGGTATGGAGTCAATCATTCCTTCCCCGGCAGAAAGCAAATATCCGGTAAGGCTCTTTTCCAAGCCCCTTGATACTTATGATTTCGCATTTATGTGCGAGTGCATCGTAAAGTCAGGAATTGGAGGTATCGACCTGGTTGTCAGACCGGGCGGGAGAGTAGAGCCGGCAGTCGTTGAGAAAGAACTGCCCGAAAGGATTGCTGAGGCAAAGAAATTTAACCTTGTTACTGACATGATGGTGAGCGGAATTACTACTGCGTCTGATCCGTTTACTGAACGGGTTTTAAAAACAGCCTCAGCTGCAGGAATAAAATATTACAGGCTTGGTTGGTTTGATTATGATCAAAAAGCCAATATCTGGGACTCACTCCAGAAATCAAGAATAGTGATTAAGGAGATTGCTGAGCTTAACAAAAAATATAAAATTCACGGAGGGTATCAGAACCATGCCGGACCAAGAGTAGGCGGCCCCGTCTGGGATCTGCATGAACTGCTGAAGGATATTCCTGCCGAATATCTGGGAAGTCAGTATGATGTAAGGCATGCTATGGTAGAGGGTGCTAATACCTGGATCCTTGGAATGAAGCTCATTGCGCCTCATATCCGTACACTCGCAATAAAAGATTTTACATGGAAGACTGTAAATGGCAAAGCCCAGGCTGTTACTGTACCTATGGGAGAGGGAATGATAAACTGGGATACATTCTTTAAGACAGTTAAGGAATTGAATATCACCGGACCCCTGACACTCCATATTGAATACCCATTGCTTGAGGCAGGAGAGGATAAACTCCCCCTCACTCAACAACAGGAAATAATCGTAAGAAAGATTAAAAAGGATATGACATTTCTCAATACATATCTTGATAAATATCAATTAACCTAA
- a CDS encoding TIM barrel protein, with translation MITRRKFITGTAAALAVSFAAPESLAVQRTKKLKNFGFISGIIGKELEGDWKSVLKTVASYGYTEIETGEYLGESAESFLMYLKEIGMSLPVGGFEFRASEEELKKSMIYLKSLKVKYAVVYWPWYTGGPFKLEDCKKSAERLNYLGKVCKENGLTLIWHNHDKEFAAMETGLPFDYLMKNTDSDLVKCELDLYWVKKGGADPLSVMRQYPGRFPVLHVKDMAPGQKMDFECPGSGIIDFPSLFIEAEKQGIQHFFVERDNVQDGMACLKSAGDYLKKIL, from the coding sequence ATGATAACAAGAAGAAAATTCATTACAGGTACAGCTGCGGCATTGGCAGTTTCTTTTGCAGCCCCAGAATCACTCGCAGTTCAGAGGACTAAAAAACTGAAAAACTTCGGCTTTATTTCAGGCATAATTGGCAAAGAGCTTGAGGGGGACTGGAAATCTGTCCTGAAGACAGTTGCATCATATGGCTACACTGAAATTGAAACTGGTGAGTATCTGGGAGAATCGGCTGAGAGTTTCCTGATGTACCTTAAAGAGATCGGTATGTCACTTCCTGTAGGGGGATTCGAATTCAGGGCATCTGAAGAGGAACTGAAGAAGAGCATGATTTATCTGAAAAGCCTGAAAGTAAAGTATGCTGTTGTTTATTGGCCATGGTATACCGGAGGTCCATTTAAACTTGAAGATTGTAAAAAGAGCGCTGAAAGGCTTAACTACCTTGGAAAGGTCTGCAAAGAAAACGGTCTTACACTGATCTGGCATAATCATGATAAGGAGTTTGCTGCGATGGAAACCGGACTTCCTTTTGATTACCTTATGAAAAATACTGACAGTGATCTCGTAAAGTGTGAACTCGATCTATACTGGGTAAAAAAAGGAGGAGCAGATCCGTTATCGGTTATGAGGCAGTATCCGGGCAGATTTCCGGTGCTTCATGTAAAAGATATGGCACCCGGACAAAAGATGGATTTTGAATGTCCGGGCAGCGGAATAATTGATTTCCCTTCACTTTTCATTGAAGCAGAGAAACAGGGTATTCAACACTTTTTTGTTGAACGTGATAATGTCCAGGATGGAATGGCATGTCTAAAATCGGCTGGTGATTATCTTAAAAAAATATTATGA
- a CDS encoding L-alanine-DL-glutamate epimerase produces the protein MLASGAALSSSPLDFLASRPAESASKSIRITRVSSNFEREPLIRPFGFKGGYMTEIWQSMAYMESDSGNHSIGLCSQSVLWSDASVFASHSESGGNSLMYAMTERAMQVIAGQSFTSPVELLDKLYPEVYEYGKKITSNPALRKTFALNALVGVDNAAWILYARENGITSFDGIIPSAYKPALSHKHDKAAGIPLMAYTIPIEEIKAATGQGYFFMKIKIGQPGTQEEMLEKDKARLTAIHQAIGNVKTSHTKSGKLPYYFDANGRYEKKETLLKLLDHAKAIGAFDQIAIIEEPFAEEIEIDVSDIPVRLAADESAHNVEDAIKRIEMGYKAIALKAIAKTLSMTMKIAQAAYERNVPCFCADLTVNPVLIEWNKNVAARLASFPGIGNLGLVESNGHQNYLNWNTMMTYHPRKDAPWVPVSRGVYELNDEFYRTGGGIFDPMPHYEKMFAKP, from the coding sequence ATGTTAGCCTCCGGAGCTGCACTTTCTTCCTCGCCTCTCGATTTTCTTGCATCCCGGCCGGCAGAATCAGCATCTAAGTCAATCAGAATCACAAGGGTAAGTTCCAACTTTGAGAGGGAGCCATTAATACGCCCTTTCGGATTCAAAGGCGGTTACATGACTGAGATCTGGCAGTCGATGGCATACATGGAAAGTGATTCAGGCAATCATTCGATTGGATTATGCTCACAGAGTGTTCTGTGGTCCGATGCCAGTGTATTTGCATCACATTCTGAAAGCGGTGGCAATTCACTTATGTATGCAATGACAGAGCGAGCGATGCAAGTCATTGCCGGACAAAGTTTTACGTCACCTGTTGAGCTTTTGGATAAACTCTACCCTGAAGTTTATGAATATGGTAAAAAGATAACTTCCAATCCTGCTCTCAGAAAGACATTCGCTCTAAATGCACTTGTCGGAGTTGACAATGCTGCCTGGATTTTATATGCCAGGGAAAATGGAATTACAAGTTTTGATGGTATCATTCCTTCAGCATACAAACCGGCACTTTCTCATAAACATGATAAGGCAGCAGGAATACCTCTGATGGCTTATACTATTCCGATAGAAGAGATTAAAGCGGCCACCGGCCAGGGTTACTTTTTCATGAAGATAAAAATAGGTCAGCCGGGTACACAGGAAGAGATGCTTGAGAAAGATAAAGCACGGCTGACTGCTATACATCAGGCAATAGGTAATGTAAAGACTTCCCATACCAAATCAGGAAAGCTTCCTTATTATTTCGATGCCAACGGGCGTTATGAGAAAAAAGAGACACTCCTGAAACTTCTTGACCATGCCAAGGCAATAGGAGCTTTTGACCAGATAGCTATAATTGAAGAACCATTTGCCGAGGAGATCGAAATAGATGTATCAGATATACCAGTAAGGCTGGCAGCTGATGAGAGTGCACATAATGTTGAAGATGCCATAAAACGTATAGAGATGGGTTATAAGGCAATTGCTCTGAAAGCCATAGCCAAGACACTCAGTATGACAATGAAGATTGCCCAGGCAGCTTATGAACGAAATGTGCCATGTTTCTGTGCCGACTTGACTGTTAATCCGGTTCTGATAGAATGGAATAAGAATGTTGCAGCCAGATTAGCCTCTTTCCCGGGGATTGGAAATCTCGGACTTGTAGAAAGCAATGGTCACCAGAACTACCTGAACTGGAATACTATGATGACTTACCATCCCCGCAAGGATGCACCGTGGGTACCTGTTTCCAGAGGAGTGTACGAACTGAATGATGAGTTCTACAGAACCGGTGGGGGCATCTTCGATCCTATGCCGCATTACGAGAAGATGTTTGCAAAACCCTGA
- a CDS encoding glycoside hydrolase family 140 protein: MKQLLALIIVILITVNSLFAQENPWKGVSVNLSHGKLKVSDNKRFLIFEDGTPFYYLGDTGWELFHRLNKEDTEKYLENRRAKGFTVIQAVALAELDGLNTPNTEGNRPLIDNDPLKPNEAYFSHVDWVIKKAAEKGIFIGLLPTWGDKVDPASWGKGPKIFNSENAFSYGQWIGNRYKDFPNIIWINGGDRDGGGANTPVWDAIGKGIKSVDKNHLMTFHPWGERSSSEWFQNSSWLDFNMCQTGHGQRSYSIYKRIIVRDYNLSPVKPCFDGEPRYEDHPVGWNPNVLGWFDDADVRQAMYWNLFSGGFGHTYGCHPVWQMKAPEREAVGLVRNNWYDVLDLPGAFDLIHARRLIESRPFLTRVPDQALIVPAYYPETDYVVATRGEGYAFIYFPTGWSAEIQLDKIGAKTINAYWFDPRKGEAKPFDSFPGTGTRKFTPPSTGRGNDWILVLDDSSRNFKIPGVSD, translated from the coding sequence ATGAAACAACTACTTGCTCTTATTATTGTTATCTTAATAACAGTAAACTCATTATTTGCCCAGGAGAATCCCTGGAAAGGAGTATCGGTAAATCTTTCTCATGGAAAGCTTAAAGTCTCTGATAATAAGAGGTTTCTCATATTTGAAGACGGTACACCATTCTATTACCTTGGAGACACAGGCTGGGAACTTTTTCACCGGCTTAATAAAGAGGATACTGAAAAATATCTTGAGAACAGGAGGGCTAAAGGATTCACTGTTATACAGGCAGTTGCCCTTGCTGAACTTGATGGACTTAATACTCCGAATACAGAGGGTAACAGACCATTAATTGACAATGATCCGCTTAAACCGAATGAAGCCTATTTTTCACATGTAGACTGGGTAATAAAAAAAGCTGCAGAAAAAGGTATTTTCATAGGATTACTGCCAACATGGGGAGATAAAGTCGATCCGGCATCATGGGGTAAAGGACCTAAAATTTTCAATAGCGAAAATGCATTCAGTTATGGTCAGTGGATAGGCAACAGATACAAAGATTTTCCAAATATTATCTGGATTAACGGAGGTGACCGGGATGGCGGCGGAGCTAACACTCCGGTATGGGATGCCATCGGAAAAGGAATAAAATCGGTTGATAAAAACCATCTTATGACATTCCATCCCTGGGGGGAGAGAAGCTCATCTGAATGGTTCCAGAACAGCAGCTGGCTTGATTTTAATATGTGTCAGACTGGTCATGGACAGCGTAGTTATTCTATATACAAAAGGATTATTGTCCGCGATTATAACCTCTCACCCGTTAAGCCATGCTTCGACGGGGAACCCCGCTATGAAGATCATCCTGTAGGCTGGAATCCTAATGTTCTTGGATGGTTTGATGATGCAGATGTTAGGCAGGCAATGTACTGGAATCTTTTCAGCGGTGGATTCGGACACACATATGGTTGTCATCCGGTATGGCAGATGAAGGCTCCTGAAAGAGAAGCTGTGGGACTTGTCCGCAACAACTGGTATGATGTTCTTGATCTGCCCGGAGCATTCGATCTTATCCATGCCCGAAGGCTCATTGAATCACGCCCATTTCTTACAAGAGTTCCTGATCAGGCACTTATTGTGCCGGCATATTATCCAGAAACAGATTATGTAGTAGCTACCAGGGGAGAGGGATATGCTTTTATCTATTTCCCCACAGGATGGAGTGCAGAGATTCAACTCGATAAGATAGGAGCAAAAACTATAAATGCATATTGGTTCGATCCACGTAAAGGCGAAGCAAAACCATTTGATTCATTTCCGGGAACAGGCACCAGGAAATTTACTCCGCCATCTACAGGACGAGGTAACGACTGGATATTGGTTCTTGATGACTCATCCAGGAATTTTAAAATTCCCGGAGTTTCCGATTGA
- a CDS encoding Gfo/Idh/MocA family oxidoreductase: protein MNRRKFIERTALTTAGLGMTSVVPALSYTGKTALSDTLNIALIGCRNMGFGILQHHLSNPGVNCVALCDIDDSVLNEKAAEVKKKFNQSPRLYKDFRKVLEQKDIDAVIIGTPDHWHCYIMVSALQAGKDVYCEKPMANSIAECNIMVNAAKKYNRVVQIGQQQRSGYIFQKTIDLVKNGSLGKLRKINIWANFEYGAGDKIVPDEAVPAGVDFDMWLGPAPKRSFNTTRFHGSWRHFWDYGGGLVSDWGVHLLDIGLWAGNVTGPPQKVLVYGGNTFHEPRSRETFDSMSVIYPYKDFVINYDVTGGVQKGPYDMPYGIEIIGDNGTIFVDRNKLSLYPEWDDTAKKPMTEEIRYTEGKESHGEHVRNFIECIKTRNKTACPPETGRAAAVHVHIPNIAARVGESMLIWDDANSRFTNSEAANELITPAYRAPWVLPKI, encoded by the coding sequence ATGAACCGAAGGAAATTTATCGAAAGAACAGCATTAACAACGGCAGGATTAGGAATGACCTCAGTTGTGCCTGCACTCTCCTATACAGGAAAGACAGCACTTTCTGATACCCTTAACATCGCACTGATAGGCTGCAGAAACATGGGATTCGGAATACTTCAGCACCATCTGTCGAACCCGGGTGTAAATTGTGTTGCTTTGTGCGACATCGACGATTCGGTACTTAATGAAAAGGCTGCAGAGGTTAAAAAGAAGTTTAACCAGTCACCCAGGCTGTATAAAGATTTTCGCAAGGTACTGGAGCAGAAGGATATAGATGCAGTAATTATCGGCACACCTGACCATTGGCATTGCTATATTATGGTAAGTGCATTGCAGGCCGGGAAAGATGTCTATTGCGAAAAACCGATGGCTAACAGCATTGCAGAGTGTAATATTATGGTAAATGCTGCAAAAAAATATAACAGGGTAGTCCAGATTGGCCAGCAGCAGAGAAGCGGCTATATCTTTCAGAAAACGATTGATCTGGTTAAAAACGGCTCACTTGGCAAACTGAGAAAGATAAATATCTGGGCTAACTTTGAGTATGGTGCGGGAGATAAAATTGTCCCCGATGAGGCGGTTCCTGCAGGAGTTGATTTTGATATGTGGCTCGGACCAGCACCAAAGAGATCATTCAATACTACCAGGTTTCACGGATCATGGCGGCATTTCTGGGATTATGGCGGCGGTCTTGTTTCCGACTGGGGCGTACATCTTCTCGACATAGGACTATGGGCAGGCAATGTTACCGGTCCGCCTCAGAAAGTACTTGTTTATGGAGGAAATACCTTCCACGAACCAAGAAGCAGGGAGACTTTTGATTCAATGTCGGTTATTTATCCATACAAAGATTTTGTAATTAATTATGATGTCACCGGAGGTGTGCAGAAAGGACCTTATGACATGCCTTATGGCATTGAAATAATCGGCGATAATGGTACAATCTTCGTTGACCGCAACAAACTTTCTCTATACCCTGAGTGGGACGATACAGCTAAAAAGCCAATGACTGAAGAGATCAGATACACTGAAGGCAAAGAGTCACACGGTGAACACGTTAGAAACTTTATCGAGTGTATTAAAACACGGAATAAAACCGCTTGTCCGCCCGAGACAGGCAGAGCAGCAGCCGTCCATGTTCATATTCCCAATATAGCTGCCAGAGTCGGAGAATCAATGCTGATATGGGATGATGCGAACAGCAGGTTTACAAACAGTGAAGCGGCGAATGAGCTTATTACCCCGGCTTATCGGGCACCGTGGGTGCTTCCGAAGATTTAA